A genomic segment from Candidatus Ancaeobacter aquaticus encodes:
- a CDS encoding sugar transferase: MYSKEKNKIKIGLEAFFDAITIVVSFYLAYHIKTRHFPVEVSSLYPLHEYLWLLLFIVPLWLLIFNKQGLYKGVNPFNAEAAEIVRSVTIGILVLIFGLFLCKVHYVSRLFLVLFGVVNILMLMGIRKVLSLVIDQVYPKEYRTKHIILAGNRSGVTKGSQVFNAEKTMSVAGYINVGAFTGSSAINDCQYLGDIKDITDIIHDHPIDEVIFIVENEHFSQVKDAVFLCEQEGIKVRLVFEFFDMSSSNMSFDDYYGIPTISISTISQNVWQLFFKQIIDYLLSCVILIVLSPLFILCAVLIKMTSEGPVFYHQIRVGLRSRLFNMIKFRSMVLNADEMKKDVQEYNEMRGPLFKMDEDPRVTKVGRFMRKTYLDELPQFLNVLKGQMSIVGPRPALPEEVQNYRAWQRRRLTMKPGITGLWQVQGSEVKDFSESVKLDLEYIDTWSLLLDCKIALKTVLSVVKCKGS, translated from the coding sequence ATGTATTCTAAAGAGAAGAATAAAATAAAAATTGGGTTGGAAGCATTTTTTGACGCGATAACTATTGTCGTAAGTTTTTACCTGGCATATCACATTAAAACCCGGCATTTTCCGGTGGAAGTATCGTCGCTCTATCCTTTGCATGAATATCTGTGGCTGTTGTTGTTCATTGTGCCTTTGTGGCTGCTTATTTTTAATAAGCAGGGGCTCTATAAGGGCGTGAATCCATTTAATGCTGAAGCAGCCGAGATTGTACGTTCGGTAACGATAGGTATCTTAGTCCTTATTTTTGGACTGTTCCTCTGTAAAGTTCATTATGTCAGCAGGCTTTTTCTTGTGCTCTTCGGGGTTGTGAATATCCTTATGTTGATGGGCATACGCAAAGTATTGTCGCTTGTGATAGATCAGGTGTATCCGAAAGAGTATCGTACAAAGCATATTATTTTAGCCGGTAATCGCTCGGGTGTTACCAAGGGATCACAGGTTTTTAATGCTGAAAAGACGATGTCTGTCGCAGGGTACATCAATGTTGGGGCTTTTACGGGCAGTTCCGCAATAAACGATTGCCAGTATCTTGGGGATATAAAGGATATAACCGATATTATCCACGATCACCCGATCGATGAAGTTATTTTTATTGTTGAAAACGAACATTTTAGTCAGGTGAAAGACGCTGTTTTTTTGTGTGAACAGGAGGGTATAAAAGTAAGGCTTGTTTTTGAATTCTTTGATATGTCGAGTAGTAACATGTCATTTGATGATTATTATGGGATACCAACGATATCTATTAGCACTATCTCGCAGAATGTATGGCAGCTCTTTTTTAAGCAGATTATTGATTATCTTCTTTCATGTGTTATTTTGATCGTTTTATCGCCGCTTTTTATTTTGTGTGCGGTATTGATCAAGATGACTTCTGAAGGGCCTGTCTTCTACCATCAAATCCGTGTGGGCCTGCGGAGTAGGCTTTTCAATATGATTAAATTTCGTTCTATGGTTTTGAACGCTGATGAAATGAAAAAAGATGTGCAGGAATATAATGAAATGAGAGGCCCCTTGTTTAAGATGGATGAGGATCCTCGTGTTACGAAGGTTGGCAGGTTCATGAGAAAAACCTATCTCGATGAATTACCACAGTTTTTGAATGTGCTAAAAGGCCAGATGAGTATTGTCGGGCCCCGACCGGCATTGCCTGAAGAGGTGCAGAATTATAGAGCGTGGCAGAGAAGAAGGCTTACCATGAAGCCGGGTATAACCGGACTGTGGCAGGTGCAGGGCAGTGAAGTGAAAGATTTTTCTGAAAGCGTTAAGCTTGACCTGGAATATATTGATACGTGGTCGCTATTGTTAGACTGTAAGATCGCTCTTAAAACCGTATTATCGGTAGTGAAGTGTAAGGGAAGCTGA
- a CDS encoding glucoamylase family protein gives MRWVFFAVCFFVVFVFPTYAHTGKSSVLLIDDFNKRNSYKNLLGGWVGGDTAEPGVCKVSYESNPKLTFGKSGSSLKLAYDVRKKGSYSYSVLSTGNLLPIQKKFMEEAKYLSFWVKGEKGGEDFRIELHFDINGDGRYQYGDDIASNVAVQNYVSGRKVDRSWRKVFIPIRHFKSSADLSKLCEIVFVFDNDSKRRKSTIYIDDILFGTLSLRNDKSNAVLLRNNFYSNGKRVHKVFLYEDQNTVQVKTKGDGAEVVWFELSQDNGKTWQRIDSSYNNGSNVFTFTFDDTKFQQNKDALYIRLSSVTPKGSVLPLKPCRARYSIPRMNTNAFLDLLEKKAFLYFYENQNMETGLFRDCAGFGDSSIAVTGLGLTALCIGAERGWIDKNEARRRVLLTFKTFCGGSKDHHYKAYDKDGFFYHFLKYNTAKRSGKSEISTIDTAMLLCGMITAGEYFGGEIKDMVPSIYKRMDWLAYRDKDVRDDRILLLMGWTPEKGFLKGRWDYYSDETMLVTLLGAGSPNNDVPARIFYDWKREVGAYRGGDQFVYSWYGSLFTYQYAHLWFDLKDVFDREGINWFVNSVRATSANRRFCIDHAHEYKTYSPNMWGITSVALPRGYTMSHGVIPNGENISSYDGTISPLGIGASINFTPLRCMSALHYIYQKYPLIHGKYGFKNACNLDENYYARNNYGLDIGVFLVAVENFRTGFVWDCFMKNKYVLQAMRKTGFAKDVYHNNKSEKIKGIQKGIDSFIKKRHKNAKDINNALSLMEQLIAIGHKDAAKIFAEKYEKVYSTILRVLDNDDLALPRGERNYIRFVCFLRQYRFEEAQKCFDKFVMNLKEASLEYRKYANTIKKYTQRLLTMKMTELYSDQLYKDYLTLCSSTRDTSLHEGIKEMAGDAFYNGSYDSSFAFYKDYADKCRDVYAHDDYLALCGGIALKFYDIKRYGYSAHFDFVKLKCMDESEKKDEFYQSHTKELIKRYYDVGSYTVSKKMCDIFLKSLLASEESPHVLYVRGMCNKKLKRYDEAINDFKAVCASNDVDALHEKALLQLGESYMAMNDMENANECFDKVIENHKTSNLAIIALFNKGLIHYYQNNYQEARKCFSETLQGDTNLAKQARYYMQICDSKKAK, from the coding sequence GTGCGGTGGGTGTTTTTTGCTGTTTGTTTCTTTGTGGTTTTTGTGTTTCCGACTTATGCTCATACGGGTAAGTCTTCAGTTCTCCTCATAGATGATTTCAATAAACGTAATTCCTATAAAAATCTTTTAGGCGGCTGGGTTGGCGGGGATACTGCTGAGCCGGGTGTTTGTAAGGTATCCTACGAGTCTAATCCCAAACTTACCTTTGGAAAATCAGGTAGTTCATTGAAGCTCGCCTACGATGTCAGAAAAAAAGGATCATATTCATATTCTGTCTTGTCCACAGGGAATCTGTTACCTATTCAAAAAAAATTCATGGAAGAAGCGAAATATCTGAGTTTTTGGGTGAAAGGTGAAAAAGGCGGGGAAGATTTCAGGATTGAATTGCACTTTGATATTAATGGTGATGGGCGTTACCAATACGGTGATGATATTGCGAGCAATGTGGCAGTGCAAAATTATGTGTCTGGCAGAAAAGTCGATAGATCGTGGCGGAAGGTGTTTATTCCTATCAGACATTTTAAAAGCAGTGCAGATCTATCAAAACTGTGTGAGATCGTCTTTGTGTTTGATAATGACAGTAAAAGAAGGAAAAGCACAATCTATATTGATGATATTCTTTTCGGTACGTTATCTTTACGAAATGATAAGAGCAATGCGGTCTTACTTCGGAACAATTTTTACAGTAATGGCAAAAGAGTACATAAAGTGTTTTTGTATGAGGATCAAAATACCGTTCAAGTAAAGACCAAAGGGGACGGGGCAGAAGTCGTATGGTTTGAGCTGTCTCAGGATAATGGTAAAACGTGGCAACGAATAGACTCTTCTTACAACAACGGCTCAAATGTATTTACGTTTACTTTTGATGATACAAAGTTCCAACAAAATAAAGATGCTCTTTATATCCGTCTCAGTTCTGTTACTCCCAAAGGCAGTGTGCTTCCACTAAAGCCATGCAGAGCCAGATACTCCATACCGCGAATGAATACCAATGCTTTTCTGGATCTTCTTGAGAAAAAGGCGTTTTTATATTTTTATGAAAATCAAAACATGGAAACAGGACTTTTTCGTGATTGTGCGGGTTTTGGTGATTCAAGTATTGCGGTAACCGGTCTTGGCTTAACAGCTCTTTGTATAGGTGCTGAACGCGGGTGGATAGATAAAAATGAAGCCAGACGTCGCGTTCTTCTAACGTTCAAGACTTTTTGTGGAGGAAGTAAAGATCATCATTATAAAGCTTATGACAAAGATGGTTTCTTTTATCATTTCCTTAAGTACAATACTGCCAAGCGGTCAGGAAAGTCTGAGATATCTACCATAGATACCGCTATGCTATTATGCGGCATGATTACCGCTGGTGAATATTTCGGTGGTGAAATAAAAGATATGGTTCCATCGATATATAAGAGAATGGATTGGCTTGCATATAGAGATAAAGATGTACGGGATGACAGGATATTACTCCTGATGGGATGGACTCCCGAAAAAGGATTTCTAAAGGGCAGATGGGACTATTATTCAGATGAAACAATGCTTGTGACATTGCTCGGGGCAGGGTCTCCGAACAATGATGTTCCTGCTCGCATATTTTATGATTGGAAACGTGAGGTAGGCGCTTACCGGGGAGGTGACCAGTTTGTGTATTCTTGGTACGGGTCGCTTTTTACTTATCAGTATGCGCACCTCTGGTTTGATCTAAAAGATGTTTTTGATCGTGAAGGAATAAACTGGTTTGTAAATTCTGTTCGCGCTACTTCAGCAAATAGGCGTTTCTGTATTGACCATGCTCATGAATATAAAACATACAGCCCTAACATGTGGGGTATTACTTCTGTCGCGTTGCCGCGTGGTTATACGATGAGTCATGGAGTTATTCCAAACGGAGAAAATATCTCCTCGTATGATGGCACGATCTCTCCCCTAGGGATCGGGGCATCTATAAACTTTACACCTTTACGCTGTATGTCAGCGCTTCACTACATATATCAAAAATACCCGCTTATCCATGGGAAATATGGTTTTAAAAACGCATGTAATCTTGATGAAAATTATTACGCTAGGAACAACTATGGTCTTGATATAGGTGTTTTTCTTGTTGCGGTGGAAAATTTCCGTACCGGTTTTGTCTGGGACTGTTTTATGAAAAATAAATATGTCTTGCAAGCGATGCGTAAAACCGGCTTTGCAAAAGATGTATATCACAACAATAAAAGTGAAAAGATAAAAGGCATACAAAAAGGTATTGATTCGTTCATAAAAAAAAGACACAAAAATGCTAAAGATATAAATAATGCTCTATCTCTAATGGAACAGCTCATTGCAATTGGGCATAAAGATGCTGCTAAGATTTTTGCCGAAAAATATGAAAAGGTGTACAGCACGATTTTGCGTGTCTTGGATAATGATGATCTTGCCCTGCCGCGTGGAGAAAGAAACTATATTCGATTTGTATGCTTTCTCAGGCAATATCGCTTTGAGGAAGCCCAAAAGTGTTTTGACAAGTTTGTGATGAATCTTAAAGAAGCAAGTTTGGAATACCGAAAATATGCTAATACAATTAAGAAATATACACAGAGGTTACTGACAATGAAAATGACAGAGTTGTATAGCGATCAACTCTACAAGGACTACCTAACCCTTTGTTCGTCTACTCGTGATACATCTTTACATGAAGGGATTAAAGAAATGGCTGGAGATGCTTTTTATAATGGATCGTATGACAGCTCATTTGCGTTTTATAAAGATTATGCGGATAAATGCCGGGATGTTTACGCACACGATGATTATTTGGCTTTGTGCGGGGGGATAGCGCTGAAGTTTTATGATATTAAAAGGTATGGTTATTCCGCGCATTTTGATTTTGTGAAGTTAAAGTGTATGGATGAGAGTGAAAAAAAAGATGAGTTTTATCAATCACATACAAAGGAACTTATTAAACGATACTATGATGTTGGATCTTATACTGTTTCTAAGAAAATGTGCGATATCTTTTTAAAGAGTTTATTGGCCAGTGAGGAATCGCCCCATGTGTTATATGTAAGAGGTATGTGTAATAAAAAATTAAAACGCTATGATGAGGCAATAAATGATTTTAAAGCGGTTTGTGCATCTAATGATGTAGATGCATTGCACGAAAAAGCTTTGCTTCAGCTGGGTGAGTCATATATGGCTATGAATGATATGGAAAATGCGAATGAATGCTTTGATAAAGTTATAGAAAATCATAAAACCAGTAACCTTGCAATAATCGCTCTTTTCAACAAAGGGTTGATTCATTATTATCAAAATAATTATCAAGAGGCGCGTAAGTGTTTCTCTGAAACGTTGCAAGGGGACACTAACCTTGCGAAGCAGGCGCGCTACTACATGCAAATCTGCGACAGTAAAAAAGCAAAATAG